Proteins from a single region of Orcinus orca chromosome 20, mOrcOrc1.1, whole genome shotgun sequence:
- the GIPR gene encoding gastric inhibitory polypeptide receptor has product MPSCPPWWLLLLLSLWEPLLRRAEAGSEGQTAGELYQRWERYRRECQATLEAAAPPAGLACNGSFDMYVCWDHTAPNATARASCPWYLPWNRHVAAGFVLRHCGSDGQWGPWRDHSQCENPEKNGVFQDQRLSLERLQVVYTVGYSLSLATLLLALLILSFFRRLRCTRNYIHINLFMSFMLRAAAILTRDRLLPPPGPYPGDQAPILWNRALAACRTAQILTQYCVGANYTWLLVEGIYLHSLLVLVGGSEEGHFRCYMLLGWGAPALFVIPWVIVRYLYENTQCWERNDIKGIWWIIRTPILLTILINFLIFIRILGILASKLRTQQMRCPDYRLRLARSTLTLVPLLGVHEVVFAPVTEEQARGALRLAKLSFEIFLSSFQGFLVSVLYCFINKEVQSEIRRGWHRCRLRHRLGEEPCQPPERAFRTLPSGSGPGQVAAGRAVCSRTLPGPGGEASHVLESYC; this is encoded by the exons ATGCCGAGCTGTCCACCCTGGTGGCTGCTACTGCTGCTCTCGCTGTGGGAGCCGCTGCTCCGGAGGGCGGAG GCAGGCTCTGAGGGGCAGACGGCGGGAGAGCTGTACCAGCGTTGGGAACGGTACCGCAGGGAGTGCCAGGCGACACTGGAGGCTGCGGCGCCCCCAGCAG gCCTCGCCTGTAACGGGTCCTTTGATATGTACGTCTGCTGGGACCACACTGCACCCAATGCCACTGCCCGTGCGTCCTGCCCCTGGTACCTGCCCTGGAACCGCCATG TGGCTGCAGGCTTTGTCCTCCGCCATTGTGGCAGTGATGGCCAATGGGGACCTTGGAGAGACCATTCTCAGTGTGAGAACCCAGAGAAGAATGGGGTTTTTCAG gaccaaaggctcagcttggaGCGGCTGCAGGTTGTGTACACCGTGGGCTACTCCCTGTCCCTTGCCACACTGCTGCTCGCCTTGCTCATCTTGAGTTTCTTCAG GCGGCTGCGCTGCACTCGCAACTACATCCACATCAACCTGTTCATGTCTTTCATGCTGCGGGCAGCAGCCATCCTCACCCGAGACCGTCTGCTTCCTCCACCTGGCCCCTACCCTGGGGATCAGGCTCCTATCCTGTGGAACCGG GCCCTAGCTGCCTGTCGCACGGCGCAGATCTTGACCCAGTACTGCGTGGGTGCCAACTACACGTGGCTGCTGGTGGAGGGCATCTACCTGCACAGCCTCCTGGTGCTTGTGGGAGGCTCCGAGGAGGGCCACTTCCGCTGCTACATGCTCCTCGGCTGGG GGGCCCCCGCACTTTTCGTCATTCCTTGGGTGATCGTCAGGTACCTGTACGAGAACACGCA GTGCTGGGAGCGGAACGATATCAAGGGCATTTGGTGGATTATAAGGACCCCTATCCTGCTAACCATCTTG attaattttctcatctttatccGCATCCTTGGCATCCTCGCGTCAAAGCTGAGGACGCAACAGATGCGCTGCCCAGACTACCGACTGAG GCTGGCTCGCTCCACGCTGACGCTGGTGCCCCTGCTGGGCGTCCACGAGGTGGTGTTTGCCCCCGTGACTGAGGAACAGGCCCGGGGTGCCCTGCGCTTGGCCAAGCTCAGCTTTGAGATCTTCCTCAGTTCTTTCCAG GGCTTTCTGGTCAGCGTCCTCTACTGCTTCATCAACAAGGAG GTGCAGTCGGAGATCCGGCGGGGCTGGCACCGATGCCGCCTGCGCCACAGACTCGGCGAAGAGCCATGCCAACCCCCCGAGCGCGCCTTCCGGACCCTGCCCTCGGGTTCCGGCCCCGGCCAGGTCGCCGCCGGCCGCGCTGTGTGCTCGAGGACACTCCCAGGTCCTGGGGGTGAGGCCAGCCATGTCTTAGAAAGTTACTGCTAG
- the SNRPD2 gene encoding small nuclear ribonucleoprotein Sm D2 isoform X1, protein MVINRSLLNKPKSEMTPEELQKREEEEFNTGPLSVLTQSVKNNTQVLINCRNNKKLLGRVKAFDRHCNMVLENVKEMWTEVPKSGKGKKKSKPVNKDRYISKMFLRGDSVIVVLRNPLIAGK, encoded by the exons ATGGTAATAAACAG GAGCCTCCTCAACAAGCCCAAGAGTGAGATGACCCCGGAGGAGCTGCAGAAGCGGGAGGAGGAGGAGTTTAACACAGGGCCACTCTCCGTGCTCACCCAGTCGGTCAAGAACAACACGCAAGTGCTCATCAACTGCCGCAACAACAAGAAGCTCCTGGGCCGTGTGAAGGCCTTTGACAG GCACTGCAACATGGTGCTGGAGAACGTGAAGGAGATGTGGACCGAAGTCCCCAAGAGTGGCAAGGGCAAGAAGAAGTCCAAGCCAGTCAACAAGGACCGCTACATCTCAAAAATGTTCTTGCGCGGGGACTCAGTCATTGTGGTCCTGCGGAACCCGCTCATCGCTGGCAAGTAG
- the SNRPD2 gene encoding small nuclear ribonucleoprotein Sm D2 isoform X2, translated as MSLLNKPKSEMTPEELQKREEEEFNTGPLSVLTQSVKNNTQVLINCRNNKKLLGRVKAFDRHCNMVLENVKEMWTEVPKSGKGKKKSKPVNKDRYISKMFLRGDSVIVVLRNPLIAGK; from the exons AT GAGCCTCCTCAACAAGCCCAAGAGTGAGATGACCCCGGAGGAGCTGCAGAAGCGGGAGGAGGAGGAGTTTAACACAGGGCCACTCTCCGTGCTCACCCAGTCGGTCAAGAACAACACGCAAGTGCTCATCAACTGCCGCAACAACAAGAAGCTCCTGGGCCGTGTGAAGGCCTTTGACAG GCACTGCAACATGGTGCTGGAGAACGTGAAGGAGATGTGGACCGAAGTCCCCAAGAGTGGCAAGGGCAAGAAGAAGTCCAAGCCAGTCAACAAGGACCGCTACATCTCAAAAATGTTCTTGCGCGGGGACTCAGTCATTGTGGTCCTGCGGAACCCGCTCATCGCTGGCAAGTAG
- the SNRPD2 gene encoding small nuclear ribonucleoprotein Sm D2 isoform X3, which yields MTPEELQKREEEEFNTGPLSVLTQSVKNNTQVLINCRNNKKLLGRVKAFDRHCNMVLENVKEMWTEVPKSGKGKKKSKPVNKDRYISKMFLRGDSVIVVLRNPLIAGK from the exons ATGACCCCGGAGGAGCTGCAGAAGCGGGAGGAGGAGGAGTTTAACACAGGGCCACTCTCCGTGCTCACCCAGTCGGTCAAGAACAACACGCAAGTGCTCATCAACTGCCGCAACAACAAGAAGCTCCTGGGCCGTGTGAAGGCCTTTGACAG GCACTGCAACATGGTGCTGGAGAACGTGAAGGAGATGTGGACCGAAGTCCCCAAGAGTGGCAAGGGCAAGAAGAAGTCCAAGCCAGTCAACAAGGACCGCTACATCTCAAAAATGTTCTTGCGCGGGGACTCAGTCATTGTGGTCCTGCGGAACCCGCTCATCGCTGGCAAGTAG